The proteins below are encoded in one region of Asticcacaulis excentricus CB 48:
- a CDS encoding DUF4143 domain-containing protein — translation MDVSAIGASLALTHGTLESYIKAVETLYLVDRVRPWTKTDYARVGKKDKLFMADTGLTASCMGWSLDKVRLNGELNGKLIETFVYTQLAALVDASSGEYTLSHYRDREKREVDFLVENDDAIVGVEVKAGTNIDANSSST, via the coding sequence ATGGATGTATCAGCTATCGGCGCTTCGCTCGCGCTGACCCATGGGACACTCGAGTCTTATATCAAAGCCGTTGAAACCTTATATCTGGTCGATCGTGTCCGCCCTTGGACAAAGACCGACTACGCACGGGTCGGCAAGAAAGATAAATTGTTCATGGCAGATACCGGCCTGACGGCGTCCTGCATGGGGTGGTCTCTGGACAAGGTGCGGCTGAACGGCGAATTGAACGGCAAACTGATAGAGACATTTGTCTACACCCAACTTGCAGCGCTGGTCGATGCGAGTTCGGGGGAGTACACACTCAGTCATTACCGGGACCGGGAAAAACGTGAAGTCGATTTCCTTGTTGAGAACGATGACGCCATTGTGGGCGTCGAAGTAAAAGCCGGAACAAATATCGACGCGAACAGTTCAAGCACCTGA
- a CDS encoding beta-galactosidase → MPFLPSRRLTLSAGMAASVSTLMPGAAALAKAHRFEIGPSDFLLDGRPIQIRCGEMHFPRVPREYWPHRLKMIKAMGLNAVCAYLFWNYHEWNEGQFDWEGQRDAAAFCRMAQKEGLWVILRPGPYACAEWEMGGLPWWLLKAEGDAFLRTRAEAFTGPAHRWIEEVGRHLGPLQVTKGGPILMVQVENEYGFFGNDLEYLQGMRKAVEQAGFDVPLFQCNPTHVVAKTHIPELLSVANFGNDPETGFNTLRAVQRAPLMCGEYYSGWFDVWGAGHRTGGVQSSVADIKWMLQQNGSFSLYMAHGGTSFGLWGGCDRPFQPDTTSYDYDAPISEAGRIGEKFEAYRSAMRPFLKAGERLPAPPPQKDTMALAPFSLEECAPVSAGYTSNPIQASELRSIEAYGISRGLVSYKAVLPAGPEGVLKVNKARDLAWIRVDGKEVGTFDVRHQRTSVTIPARSYDAVIEILLYTIARVNFGVEVHDRKGIHGPVTFTPKGSAPIPVVNWELRAIDFGADGNLPKLNWTKETASGPSFYRGTFTATSRDDSFLNMSNWGLGVVWINGRCLGRYWSIGPTQTMYLPGPWIKKGVNEIVVLDLTGPDKPVVLGQTTPILDALRLDRDLPKPKSNRTLALANIPPTHSGAFRPGSSSQDVMFETPANGRQFCLVSQNAHDQKGFAAVAEIALLDRAGQPINQSDWSVAYVDSEEVASLNGAAVNAINGQAADFWHSAVRSADVRDHPHYLAIDLGGTIEVAGFRYTPRQGGDGVTGRIKDYQVYVGDTLVVET, encoded by the coding sequence ATGCCCTTTCTCCCCTCGCGTCGCCTGACCCTGTCCGCTGGTATGGCCGCCTCCGTATCGACGCTCATGCCGGGCGCCGCCGCTCTGGCTAAAGCGCACCGTTTTGAGATTGGGCCATCCGACTTCCTCCTCGATGGCCGCCCTATCCAAATTCGATGTGGCGAGATGCATTTCCCCCGTGTACCCCGCGAGTACTGGCCGCATCGCCTCAAGATGATCAAGGCGATGGGGTTAAATGCCGTGTGCGCTTATCTGTTCTGGAATTACCACGAGTGGAACGAGGGCCAGTTTGACTGGGAGGGGCAGAGGGATGCCGCCGCCTTTTGTCGCATGGCGCAGAAAGAAGGTCTTTGGGTCATTCTTCGACCGGGCCCCTATGCCTGTGCCGAATGGGAGATGGGGGGCCTGCCCTGGTGGTTGCTGAAGGCCGAAGGGGATGCATTTCTGCGCACCCGCGCTGAGGCCTTCACCGGGCCGGCGCACCGCTGGATTGAGGAGGTGGGTCGCCATCTTGGCCCGCTTCAGGTTACCAAAGGCGGCCCCATCCTGATGGTGCAGGTCGAGAACGAATACGGATTTTTCGGAAACGATCTTGAGTATTTGCAAGGCATGCGTAAGGCCGTTGAGCAGGCCGGGTTTGATGTGCCACTCTTTCAGTGCAATCCGACCCACGTTGTCGCCAAAACCCATATCCCGGAGCTATTGTCCGTTGCCAACTTCGGCAATGATCCTGAAACGGGCTTCAATACTCTGCGCGCCGTCCAACGCGCGCCTTTGATGTGCGGCGAATACTATTCCGGGTGGTTTGACGTCTGGGGGGCCGGGCATAGAACTGGTGGCGTTCAAAGCTCGGTGGCCGACATCAAGTGGATGCTCCAACAAAATGGCTCTTTCAGCCTCTACATGGCGCACGGGGGCACGAGCTTTGGGCTCTGGGGAGGTTGTGACCGACCGTTTCAGCCGGACACGACCAGCTATGATTATGATGCGCCCATTAGCGAAGCGGGGCGGATCGGGGAAAAGTTCGAGGCCTACCGCTCAGCCATGCGGCCGTTTTTGAAAGCCGGGGAAAGGTTGCCCGCCCCCCCTCCGCAAAAGGACACGATGGCTCTCGCCCCCTTCAGTCTTGAAGAGTGTGCCCCGGTGAGCGCCGGCTACACCTCGAACCCTATTCAGGCGAGTGAGCTTCGATCCATCGAAGCTTACGGCATCAGTCGCGGTCTGGTCTCTTATAAGGCCGTCTTGCCGGCCGGGCCTGAAGGCGTCCTCAAGGTGAATAAGGCGCGCGATCTGGCCTGGATCCGGGTCGATGGAAAAGAGGTAGGCACGTTTGATGTGCGCCATCAGCGCACGTCGGTGACTATCCCCGCCCGATCATATGATGCGGTAATTGAAATCCTGCTCTATACCATCGCGCGCGTGAATTTCGGGGTGGAGGTTCATGATCGCAAAGGCATTCACGGGCCGGTAACGTTTACCCCCAAAGGCTCCGCGCCCATACCTGTCGTAAACTGGGAACTGCGGGCGATTGATTTCGGCGCCGATGGCAACCTTCCGAAGCTCAACTGGACGAAGGAAACCGCGAGCGGGCCGTCCTTCTATCGCGGCACTTTCACCGCGACGTCACGCGACGATTCGTTCCTGAACATGTCGAACTGGGGCCTTGGCGTCGTGTGGATCAATGGCCGCTGTCTCGGTCGCTACTGGAGCATCGGCCCCACTCAGACCATGTATCTTCCGGGCCCTTGGATTAAAAAGGGCGTGAATGAAATTGTGGTCCTCGATCTTACGGGGCCAGACAAGCCGGTTGTGCTCGGGCAAACGACCCCCATACTGGACGCGTTGCGGCTCGACAGGGATCTCCCGAAGCCGAAGTCCAATCGCACATTGGCGCTCGCAAACATCCCTCCGACCCATTCGGGGGCGTTCCGTCCGGGATCAAGCAGCCAGGACGTGATGTTCGAGACACCGGCTAACGGCCGACAGTTCTGCCTCGTCTCGCAAAATGCGCATGACCAGAAAGGGTTTGCCGCCGTGGCCGAAATTGCCCTCCTCGATAGGGCGGGACAGCCCATCAATCAGTCGGACTGGTCGGTGGCCTATGTCGATAGTGAGGAGGTCGCGAGCCTGAACGGGGCGGCCGTGAACGCTATCAATGGTCAGGCCGCCGATTTCTGGCATTCGGCCGTTCGCTCTGCCGACGTCCGCGATCACCCGCATTATCTGGCGATTGACCTCGGCGGGACAATCGAAGTTGCGGGCTTCCGTTATACGCCGAGACAAGGCGGAGACGGTGTAACGGGTCGCATCAAAGACTATCAGGTCTATGTTGGTGACACGCTTGTGGTCGAAACTTAG
- a CDS encoding methyl-accepting chemotaxis protein, which produces MFAKSLPLKLSAYCALALCLAFGAGAVVITSQSADAQHKQNAEIQLNLAKSQGEAVSRRLDLAAKAAAEIGSAAIALKESGATSRITQDAVLKSVLERNPEILGAYTAYEPNALDGQDAKYAGTEGTDASGRFISYWNRGSGAIIREVLADYDKPGAGDYYQRPKNEGRSVAIEPYIYPVAGKPVLMTSFTHPLQVNGQFIGISGVDIDLGSLNAEMAKAKPFGTGFVALVSSTGLAVSHPDVKTLGKPLTEVDPGTAQAAKQAIESGKQVAFDGKGVDGKSWRYLALPIKAGATGDVWAVVVEVPVATLNADINRSLGNMILISLLSIVAAMGALYVLISRMVGVPLRNLGSVIDRMAAGDHNAQVREASRSDEVGAIGKAVMSFRESLRLKAEAEALRERDQQSEQTRQRQQSMNELASRFETAVGGIVEMVSAAATEMQATAQQLTSTAQESAFKARSVSVAAEEAGSNVTSVAGAAEELGASVSEISRQVEHSLAKAREAVDEAETTRAIVHELSEASGRITGIVDMISGIAAQTNLLALNATIESARAGEAGRGFAVVASEVKILAQQTAKATDEINHQIAAIQTTTTQAVAAIENISATIQALNDSSATIASAVQQQGGATHEIVHSVTRASAGASEVSSNISGVARMAEETGQGASQVLSASSELAQQAERLQGQVHTFLAQVRSA; this is translated from the coding sequence ATGTTTGCAAAATCTCTGCCGCTTAAGCTTTCCGCGTATTGCGCGCTTGCGCTGTGCCTGGCCTTTGGCGCCGGCGCAGTCGTGATCACCAGCCAGAGCGCAGACGCTCAGCACAAACAGAACGCCGAGATCCAGCTGAACCTGGCCAAAAGTCAGGGTGAGGCCGTCTCTCGCCGGCTCGACCTGGCGGCGAAAGCGGCCGCAGAGATAGGGTCGGCAGCCATCGCGCTGAAAGAAAGTGGGGCCACCTCCCGTATCACTCAGGATGCCGTTCTTAAATCCGTTCTGGAGCGCAACCCGGAGATTCTCGGCGCTTACACGGCTTACGAGCCGAATGCCCTTGATGGTCAGGACGCCAAGTATGCGGGCACAGAGGGCACGGACGCTTCCGGCCGGTTCATCTCCTATTGGAACCGGGGATCGGGAGCGATCATCCGGGAAGTGCTCGCCGATTATGACAAGCCCGGCGCTGGCGATTACTATCAGCGCCCCAAAAATGAAGGTCGTTCGGTCGCTATTGAGCCTTACATCTATCCCGTCGCGGGTAAACCGGTGCTGATGACCTCGTTCACGCATCCGCTGCAAGTTAACGGGCAGTTCATAGGCATTTCGGGTGTTGATATTGATCTGGGCAGCCTGAATGCCGAGATGGCAAAGGCAAAACCGTTCGGCACAGGCTTCGTTGCGCTCGTGTCTTCCACTGGTCTGGCTGTCAGCCACCCGGACGTAAAGACACTGGGCAAGCCTCTGACAGAGGTTGACCCCGGCACGGCGCAGGCCGCGAAACAAGCCATTGAGAGCGGTAAGCAGGTCGCGTTTGACGGGAAGGGTGTAGATGGTAAAAGCTGGCGCTATCTGGCGCTTCCCATCAAAGCCGGGGCGACCGGTGATGTATGGGCCGTTGTGGTCGAGGTTCCGGTTGCGACGCTCAATGCGGACATCAATCGCAGTCTGGGAAATATGATCCTTATCTCCCTGCTCAGCATTGTCGCGGCTATGGGTGCGCTATACGTGCTGATAAGCCGGATGGTCGGGGTGCCCCTGCGAAACCTCGGCTCGGTCATTGATCGCATGGCGGCTGGAGATCACAATGCGCAGGTGCGCGAGGCAAGCCGTTCGGATGAAGTGGGTGCTATCGGCAAGGCAGTGATGTCCTTCCGCGAAAGTCTGAGGCTTAAGGCCGAAGCCGAGGCCTTGAGGGAGCGCGATCAGCAAAGCGAACAGACGCGCCAGCGTCAGCAGTCCATGAATGAACTCGCCTCGCGGTTTGAGACCGCGGTCGGTGGGATCGTTGAAATGGTGTCGGCGGCAGCCACAGAAATGCAAGCAACGGCTCAGCAACTGACGTCAACCGCGCAGGAATCCGCCTTTAAAGCCAGATCGGTCTCCGTGGCCGCCGAGGAAGCCGGGAGCAATGTGACGTCCGTGGCGGGCGCTGCCGAAGAACTGGGCGCATCCGTTTCGGAAATCAGCCGGCAGGTTGAGCACTCTCTGGCGAAGGCTCGGGAGGCGGTCGACGAAGCGGAGACGACGCGCGCGATTGTGCACGAACTCTCCGAAGCGTCCGGACGCATCACCGGCATCGTCGATATGATCTCAGGCATCGCCGCGCAAACCAATCTGCTGGCGCTAAACGCCACGATTGAGTCCGCTCGCGCGGGCGAGGCCGGACGCGGCTTCGCGGTCGTAGCATCGGAAGTCAAGATACTGGCTCAGCAGACGGCCAAGGCGACTGATGAGATCAATCACCAGATTGCGGCCATTCAGACGACAACCACGCAGGCCGTTGCCGCCATTGAGAACATCTCGGCGACTATACAGGCTCTCAATGACTCCTCGGCGACGATCGCCAGTGCCGTCCAGCAGCAAGGCGGTGCTACCCACGAGATTGTTCATTCCGTAACGCGCGCTTCTGCTGGTGCTTCTGAGGTTTCCTCAAACATTTCAGGGGTCGCCCGAATGGCCGAGGAAACAGGGCAGGGGGCGTCTCAGGTCCTGAGTGCGTCTTCTGAACTGGCGCAACAGGCCGAACGGCTCCAGGGTCAGGTTCACACGTTCCTGGCTCAGGTCAGGTCCGCCTAA
- a CDS encoding alpha/beta hydrolase family protein: MRRRLSGLTIGTALSVCLAAMPVLAQTNTAETTQVIVKATARPHLSEEVAPPPISDFIVPPRIEQIALSPDGSHFAFITRKAGLRLLTVYNVDDGSNQVIRLSEDPLSTLTFLDNDYIALSDTRTASRSTCPSGLDKTFKAAQSVDDYRSALTDGGFGSGTTNNSGASEDWLIATMISTALTPPPCRSYGVRAHEAAAIVDLRTKQSLSLGARMGGDYDQMPLGLPKPVMMDGKLTLVGPFLELRDKSIAGQVAQRVYLWKVDPQTGRGRIIDDKGGDLDREGSYVDDWLTDGKGQPQVRAQYTYISETFAIETRQEGKWTPLLTRKIDAKAHTVAPFLVGRGRDGQSLLLLDAATGSDGKRFHYVELSLDGKVSEPLNEDASRDRPVFHPQTGALAGFAHDGEVTTYTFFDADLADYYSHAVDTAPGQAVRVAAIANDPAKMILFAQGGDDPGSWSYYDFIKGRRVDIGSQYPDVPQDWVASQRTVRYPAADGLTISALVTLPRQGEVKKRALVVLPHDGPLSHVGRGYDWLAQVLASRGYVVMQPNYRGSDGYGAALQDAGKGQWAGKSLSDLADGVKYLAAQGLIDPKRVCIAGEGYGGYAALRGAQAQNPYRCAASINGIIDPDDYLKTARSNAPVDAIASLKADPAAPRAFVADTLSPGQIETQFGQTPPPVIGAADISKPVLLIASPNDAVVPSRQSRALRDALQRAGKTVTFVELPDNGHELKTQASRLSAAQALIDFLAKHNPAK, from the coding sequence CCCGTGTTGGCTCAGACGAACACGGCCGAAACCACTCAGGTTATTGTGAAGGCGACCGCCCGGCCACACCTGAGCGAGGAGGTTGCGCCGCCGCCGATCAGCGACTTCATCGTTCCGCCCCGCATCGAGCAGATCGCCCTGTCACCGGACGGCAGTCACTTTGCCTTCATTACGCGCAAGGCAGGGTTGCGGCTTCTGACGGTATATAATGTCGATGATGGCAGCAATCAGGTCATTCGCCTGAGTGAGGACCCGCTCTCGACCCTGACCTTTCTCGATAACGATTATATTGCGCTGTCCGACACGCGAACTGCCTCTCGCAGCACCTGCCCGTCGGGTCTGGATAAGACCTTCAAGGCGGCACAATCGGTCGATGATTATCGCTCAGCCCTGACGGACGGCGGCTTCGGCAGTGGTACGACGAACAATTCCGGGGCCAGCGAAGACTGGCTGATCGCTACGATGATCTCGACCGCGCTCACGCCACCGCCTTGCAGGAGTTACGGTGTGCGCGCTCATGAAGCTGCCGCTATTGTCGATCTGCGCACCAAACAATCCCTCAGCCTTGGCGCGCGCATGGGCGGCGACTACGATCAGATGCCGCTCGGCCTGCCCAAGCCCGTGATGATGGACGGCAAGCTCACGCTGGTGGGCCCGTTTCTCGAACTGCGAGACAAGTCGATCGCCGGACAGGTGGCGCAGCGCGTCTATCTGTGGAAGGTCGATCCGCAGACCGGACGCGGGCGGATCATCGACGACAAGGGCGGTGATCTCGACCGGGAGGGCAGCTATGTTGATGACTGGCTGACCGATGGTAAGGGTCAGCCGCAGGTGCGCGCGCAATATACCTATATCAGCGAAACCTTTGCAATCGAGACGCGCCAGGAGGGAAAGTGGACACCGCTTCTAACGCGAAAGATCGACGCCAAGGCCCACACCGTTGCCCCCTTTCTGGTCGGGCGCGGGCGCGATGGTCAGTCCCTGCTGCTGCTGGATGCAGCGACTGGCTCCGATGGCAAGCGCTTCCACTATGTCGAACTGTCGCTTGACGGCAAGGTGTCCGAACCGCTCAATGAGGACGCTTCTCGCGACCGTCCCGTCTTCCATCCGCAGACGGGGGCCCTGGCTGGCTTTGCCCATGATGGTGAAGTCACAACCTACACTTTTTTCGACGCCGATCTCGCCGACTATTACAGCCATGCCGTTGATACGGCACCGGGTCAGGCCGTGCGCGTCGCTGCCATAGCCAATGACCCGGCCAAAATGATCCTGTTTGCGCAGGGGGGTGATGATCCGGGGTCGTGGTCCTATTACGACTTCATCAAGGGCAGGCGCGTCGATATCGGCTCCCAGTATCCCGACGTGCCGCAGGACTGGGTGGCTTCGCAACGCACCGTGCGCTACCCGGCTGCCGACGGCTTAACCATTTCCGCCCTTGTGACCCTGCCGCGTCAGGGCGAAGTCAAGAAGCGCGCGCTGGTCGTCCTGCCGCATGATGGACCTCTGTCGCATGTGGGACGCGGCTATGACTGGCTCGCACAGGTTTTGGCCTCGCGAGGTTATGTCGTGATGCAGCCCAATTACCGCGGCTCGGATGGCTACGGTGCGGCCCTGCAGGATGCCGGAAAAGGGCAGTGGGCGGGCAAAAGCCTCAGTGATCTGGCGGATGGCGTCAAATATCTGGCCGCGCAGGGTCTTATTGACCCGAAGCGCGTATGTATCGCCGGGGAGGGCTATGGTGGGTATGCGGCACTTAGAGGCGCCCAAGCTCAGAACCCTTATCGCTGCGCGGCGTCCATTAATGGCATCATCGACCCGGACGACTACCTCAAGACTGCCCGCAGCAATGCCCCGGTCGATGCCATAGCGTCGCTGAAGGCCGATCCCGCGGCCCCGCGGGCCTTCGTCGCCGACACCCTATCACCGGGCCAGATCGAGACGCAGTTTGGTCAGACCCCTCCTCCGGTCATTGGTGCCGCCGATATCAGCAAACCCGTTTTGCTCATTGCTAGCCCCAATGACGCCGTGGTTCCTTCACGCCAATCGCGCGCTCTGCGCGATGCCTTGCAACGCGCAGGGAAAACGGTCACCTTTGTTGAACTTCCCGACAATGGACATGAGTTGAAAACACAGGCGAGCCGTCTCAGCGCGGCGCAGGCCCTGATCGACTTTCTGGCGAAACACAACCCGGCAAAATAG
- the atzF gene encoding allophanate hydrolase, protein MDRLHAAQIADAVNSGQTSALAVVEDVIARLAEYDEVQPQAWISRAEAETLRARARDIDAQVKAGTHLPLAGVPFAVKDNIDAIGFDTTAGCPDYAYAATSNATVVQKALDAGAILVGKTNLDQFATGLNGSRSPYGAPRCVFNRAYVSGGSSSGSAVTTAAGLVAFAFGTDTAGSGRVPAAFNHLTGYKPTKGRWSTTGLVPACRTLDCISVFTEDPKDAALVDSVVGGYDAKDEYSRDLPPVARPVRRIGVASQLNWCGDIHSEYLYARALERLIGMGFEVVEIDLAPLSAAAALLYSGPWVAERTAAIADFLKASPASIDSTVRQIVEGGLTVTGVETFDGHYKLAGYKRYAEELWDDIDILMLPTAPTIYRVKEMQASPLALNANLGLYTNFVNLLDMAAVAVPAGFRPNGTGFGITFIGSAATDNALLDFASQWNGHNAYARPDYDLTQESRMDTIKLSVVGAHLEGMPLHWQLTSRDAKFIEKTTTAATYKLYAMADTVPPKPALIHDNSGTGIEVEIYELSVAAFGSFVAEVPPPLAIGTVTLKSGEQVKGFVAEPRAVVGATDITDLGGWRAYIASKL, encoded by the coding sequence ATGGATCGCCTCCATGCCGCACAGATTGCTGATGCCGTGAATAGCGGGCAGACCTCTGCACTAGCGGTCGTCGAGGACGTTATCGCACGTCTGGCCGAATACGACGAGGTCCAACCGCAGGCATGGATCTCGCGGGCCGAGGCCGAAACCCTTCGCGCCCGCGCCCGCGACATCGACGCTCAGGTCAAGGCGGGTACGCACCTGCCGCTGGCCGGAGTGCCTTTCGCGGTGAAGGACAATATTGATGCTATAGGTTTCGACACGACGGCTGGCTGCCCGGACTATGCCTATGCCGCGACCTCCAACGCAACCGTGGTGCAAAAGGCGCTCGACGCCGGCGCCATACTTGTCGGCAAGACCAATCTCGACCAGTTCGCTACGGGTCTGAATGGCAGCCGCAGCCCATACGGCGCGCCGCGCTGCGTCTTCAACCGCGCCTATGTCAGCGGTGGATCAAGTTCCGGTTCAGCGGTCACCACGGCAGCGGGCCTCGTCGCCTTCGCCTTTGGAACCGACACGGCCGGATCGGGCCGCGTCCCCGCGGCTTTCAACCATCTCACCGGATACAAGCCAACCAAAGGCCGCTGGAGCACAACGGGCCTGGTCCCGGCCTGCCGGACGCTGGACTGCATCAGCGTCTTCACCGAAGATCCGAAAGACGCGGCATTGGTGGATTCCGTGGTCGGTGGATACGATGCAAAGGATGAATATTCACGCGACCTGCCCCCTGTAGCGCGTCCCGTGCGCCGGATCGGGGTCGCGTCGCAGTTGAACTGGTGCGGTGATATCCATTCAGAATACCTTTACGCCCGGGCGCTTGAGCGTCTCATAGGCATGGGCTTTGAGGTGGTGGAGATCGACCTTGCCCCGTTGAGTGCAGCGGCCGCCCTTCTCTATTCCGGCCCCTGGGTCGCCGAACGCACCGCCGCCATCGCCGATTTTCTCAAAGCCTCGCCGGCGTCCATTGACTCCACGGTGCGCCAGATCGTCGAAGGGGGGCTCACCGTCACTGGGGTCGAAACCTTTGACGGCCACTACAAGCTCGCCGGTTATAAACGCTATGCGGAAGAGCTGTGGGACGACATCGACATCCTGATGCTGCCGACCGCGCCGACCATTTACCGCGTCAAGGAGATGCAGGCGTCCCCGCTCGCACTCAACGCCAATCTCGGCCTCTATACCAATTTCGTCAATCTGCTGGATATGGCAGCCGTCGCCGTGCCCGCCGGTTTCCGCCCGAACGGCACCGGCTTCGGCATCACCTTTATCGGTTCGGCAGCAACTGACAATGCGTTGCTGGATTTCGCTAGCCAATGGAATGGGCACAATGCCTACGCTCGCCCCGATTACGACCTCACACAGGAGTCACGCATGGACACGATCAAACTCAGCGTCGTCGGCGCGCACCTTGAAGGCATGCCGCTCCATTGGCAGCTCACTTCGCGCGACGCAAAATTTATCGAAAAGACCACGACGGCGGCAACCTACAAGCTCTATGCCATGGCCGACACTGTCCCGCCGAAGCCTGCCCTCATACACGACAACAGCGGTACAGGCATCGAGGTCGAAATCTATGAACTGAGCGTCGCGGCATTCGGGAGCTTTGTCGCGGAAGTGCCGCCGCCTCTGGCCATCGGAACGGTGACGCTCAAAAGTGGCGAACAGGTCAAGGGATTTGTGGCTGAACCGCGCGCTGTCGTAGGCGCGACCGATATAACCGATCTTGGCGGATGGCGCGCGTACATCGCCTCTAAACTCTAA
- a CDS encoding ATP-binding protein: MYGLKLRILYFNFAGAGSIKTRASEEVKCNRSVSALAGGIDPNCAQGAQVLLLEGPRQCGKTTLARQIAGGGEGTIYRTLDDQTLLNSAIEDPHGFVAHGNELMIIDEVQRAPLLLPAVKKDVDENETPGRFILTGSANFQSLPKVNESMAGRVRKVRLRPLSEGELENAQPQFLARIFAGDVKGLPASNLNKDDYLTWALRGGFPEVVRLESDRQRRLWHKDYVQALIDCDLRDIANIRLVIEIYGCISYRRFARADPWDTRVLYQSR, translated from the coding sequence ATGTATGGTTTAAAATTGCGGATACTTTATTTTAATTTCGCGGGAGCCGGCTCAATAAAAACGCGGGCCTCAGAAGAGGTGAAATGTAACCGTTCCGTATCCGCGCTGGCAGGCGGCATCGATCCGAACTGCGCTCAAGGAGCGCAGGTCCTCCTGCTGGAAGGGCCGAGGCAGTGCGGAAAGACCACACTTGCCCGACAGATAGCTGGAGGAGGCGAAGGGACAATCTACCGCACGTTGGATGATCAGACCCTTCTCAATTCGGCCATCGAAGATCCCCATGGCTTTGTCGCCCACGGCAATGAGTTAATGATCATTGATGAGGTACAACGCGCCCCTCTTTTATTACCCGCTGTGAAGAAGGATGTCGACGAGAACGAAACACCAGGCCGTTTTATCCTCACGGGCTCTGCCAATTTTCAGTCCCTACCCAAGGTTAATGAGTCCATGGCTGGGCGTGTCCGAAAAGTGCGTCTCAGACCGCTCAGCGAGGGCGAATTGGAAAATGCTCAGCCGCAATTCCTGGCAAGAATCTTTGCCGGCGATGTGAAGGGCCTGCCGGCATCTAACTTGAACAAGGACGACTATCTCACCTGGGCCCTCCGCGGCGGCTTTCCTGAGGTCGTACGACTGGAAAGCGACCGGCAGCGCCGCCTGTGGCATAAGGACTACGTGCAGGCGCTCATTGATTGCGACCTTAGGGATATCGCCAATATCCGCCTGGTTATCGAAATATATGGATGTATCAGCTATCGGCGCTTCGCTCGCGCTGACCCATGGGACACTCGAGTCTTATATCAAAGCCGTTGA